The Xenopus tropicalis strain Nigerian chromosome 7, UCB_Xtro_10.0, whole genome shotgun sequence genome includes a region encoding these proteins:
- the LOC116412385 gene encoding chemokine-like receptor 1, translating to MKIFTPSLYFPNVSTAATLTDEEFDDRSFVSFQIITITIHSIICILGIAGNGLVIWIIGFKMEKTATLIWFLNLGISDFSFCLFFSIYMIQGALPHNWLFDWIMCKTWAFILHLNLSTSVLFLMIISIDRCICVLYPLWTKIHRTAILASVTSVIIWIISVALNFPYILYNNYREYGNWSSCSPAFDAETWIPSYKAMIMTKLVSMFLIPFSIMLVCYGLIAFRVKRSRIPGSGRTLKIIFTIVICFFFCWIPFHIIYMIDYADIDIGYPCSAILYTLAESLAFFNSCLNPIIYVFIGRDFKKSLRKSIPFLLESTFRESNDPPEMLNNKVSETEKLA from the coding sequence ATGAAGATTTTCACTCCTTCCCTTTACTTCCCCAACGTTTCCACTGCTGCCACATTGACTGACGAGGAATTTGATGACAGAAGTTTTGTCTCGTTTCAAATAATTACCATAACGATTCATAGCATAATATGCATTCTAGGAATTGCGGGCAATGGGCTGGTCATCTGGATTATTGGATTTAAAATGGAAAAGACAGCTACTCTTATTTGGTTTCTGAACTTGGGGATTTCGGATTTTTCTTTTTGCCTCTTTTTTTCTATCTATATGATACAAGGTGCACTGCCACATAATTGGCTCTTTGATTGGATCATGTGCAAGACTTGGGCTTTTATCCTACATCTAAACCTCTCTACAAGTGTATTATTTTTAATGATAATCAGCATTGACCGTTGTATCTGTGTTCTGTATCCATTATGGACAAAAATCCACAGAACTGCAATATTAGCCTCAGTCACCTCTGTAATTATCTGGATCATATCTGTGGCTCTTAACTTCCCGTACATTCTTTATAATAACTATAGAGAATATGGCAACTGGTCTTCTTGTTCCCCTGCATTTGATGCAGAGACTTGGATTCCGAGTTACAAAGCTATGATTATGACAAAATTAGTATCAATGTTCTTAATCCCCTTTTCAATCATGTTGGTTTGCTATGGGCTCATTGCATTCCGGGTGAAACGCAGCAGAATCCCTGGGTCTGGTCGAaccttaaaaattatatttacaattgtcatttgtttctttttttgctggATTCCTTTCCATATAATCTACATGATCGATTATGCAGATATTGACATTGGGTATCCTTGTAGTGCAATCTTATATACCCTTGCAGAGTCCTTAGCTTTCTTTAACAGTTGTCTTAATCCAATCATCTATGTCTTCATTGGCCGGGACTTTAAGAAGAGTTTAAGAAAGTCAATTCCATTTCTCCTGGAAAGCACATTCAGAGAGAGCAATGACCCCCCCGAAATGCTCAACAACAAAGTTTCAGAAACGGAAAAGTTGGCTTAG